A region of Capra hircus breed San Clemente chromosome 11, ASM170441v1, whole genome shotgun sequence DNA encodes the following proteins:
- the SERTAD2 gene encoding SERTA domain-containing protein 2, translated as MLGKGGKRKFDEHEDGLEGKIVSPSDGPSKVSYTLQRQTIFNISLMKLYNHRPLTEPSLQKTVLINNMLRRIQEELKQEGSLRPAFPASSPPAAAADPLGASAREAPPAFSQPAPAPCELGGAAALEACLTPASLLEDDDPDTFCTSSPAAPARLAPPALLPPEKDSFSSALDEIEELCPTSTSTEAAEADGPKGDSSSGGPGAPQRPEGLQDGGRPEDPKLMDSLPGNFEITASTGFLTDLTLDDILFADIDTSMYDFDPCTSASGTASKMSPVSADDLLKTLAPYSSQPVAPSQPFKMDLTELDHIMEVLVGS; from the coding sequence ATGTTGGGGAAAGGAGGAAAACGGAAGTTTGACGAGCATGAAGATGGGCTGGAAGGCAAAATCGTGTCCCCGTCAGACGGTCCGTCCAAGGTGTCTTACACCTTACAGCGCCAGACTATCTTCAACATTTCCCTTATGAAGCTCTACAACCACAGGCCCCTCACCGAGCCCAGCCTGCAGAAGACCGTGCTCATCAACAACATGTTGCGGCGCATCCAGGAGGAGCTGAAGCAGGAGGGCAGCCTGCGGCCCGCGTTCCCCGCCTCctcgccgcccgccgccgccgccgacccGCTGGGCGCCAGCGCCCGGGAGGCGCCGCCCGCCTTCAGCCAGCCCGCTCCCGCGCCCTGCGAGCTGGGCGGCGCCGCGGCCCTGGAGGCCTGCCTCACCCCCGCCTCGCTGCTCGAGGACGACGACCCGGACACGTTTTGCACTTCCTCGCCGGCCGCCCCCGCCAGACTCGCGCCTCCCGCGCTCCTCCCGCCGGAAAAGGACAGCTTCTCCTCCGCCCTGGACGAGATCGAGGAGCTCTGTCCCACATCTACCTCCACGGAGGCCGCGGAGGCCGACGGCCCGAAAGGGGACTCCTCCTCCGGCGGGCCCGGCGCGCCTCAGAGACCCGAGGGGCTGCAGGACGGCGGCCGGCCCGAGGACCCGAAACTGATGGACTCCCTGCCTGGCAACTTTGAGATCACCGCGTCCACGGGCTTCCTCACAGACTTGACGCTGGACGACATCCTCTTCGCCGACATTGACACGTCCATGTACGACTTCGACCCCTGCACGTCCGCGTCGGGGACCGCCTCCAAGATGTCCCCCGTGTCGGCTGATGACCTCCTCAAGACGCTGGCCCCCTACAGCAGCCAGCCTGTCGCCCCGAGCCAGCCTTTCAAGATGGACCTCACCGAGCTGGACCATATCATGGAGGTGCTGGTCGGGTCCTGA